The stretch of DNA CTGCGAGGCCAACTGCAGTGAGCTGGGATTGAggcaaaaaacacaaaaatgaggAAGTGGGAATTGCtccatctccccctcccctgaGTGAGCGGATCCGTTTCCCTCATTTTTGCAGAGAAATAGCCCAGTCCTCCAAAACAACAAAAGTGTCTCCGACCACAGCTTCCCTTCTGAGCTGAATGGCCAGAGAAGCAGAAGGCagtgcagagccccagccctgcgaGGGGGGGGAGCAAAGCTACGGCCCCGCATGGCCCCACGCCCTGGCAGGGGTGACTGCCTTAGCCCCGGGGAACACTCTTGGCCCTGGAGATGAAGGAACCGGCTTTGGGAAGTTCCATCGCAGACCCGGCTCCCTGCCACAAGACAGAGCGCAGATGGGGATCAGCAAAACGGAGCTGGGGCGCGGGCTcctgccccatggccaccccagcCTGGCTCTTTGCTCAAAGCATGGCGTGGGGTGACAGTGAGTCTCTTCTCACCTACTCGCCTCACCAAACCCCGTGTGTTGCTCTTTGTCTGCTGCTCAGCACGTTCTTACCCTTTCTTACAAAGAAAAGCGCAGAAGGCATCTCTGGTGTAATCCGGGTTTTGGTTCGGAGGCACCTGAGCCTCCCTTCTCCATCTGGGTTACCACAACTCATCCCTCGTCCTCACCGGCTCTTCACGAACAGTTCTTGCAACTTTCTACGAAATTACATCCTGCTCTTCCCCAAGTCACCCATAATCCCCCCCTCTTTCCCACCTACTTATAAGAACCAGAATCCCACATGgtccttcctcttctttcctgcaggcagccaggagccAAGCCCCAGACCGCACACACGGCCACCCGCAGGTGACGGTGTCACAGCCCTGTGCCAGGCGGCCACAGGTCCCCTGGGGCTCCCACCATCTCTCCCAAGCAGCCGGTAACCCCTGCGGCcatccccgccgccgctccccaccGGCCATCCCTGCGGCGCCGGGAGAGCTGCGGGGGCTATTTTGGCTGAGGGATGGGGGTGCTTGGGCCTGGCACGTAGGGAAACGCAGATATACAGAACAGCGAAAAGAAAAATCACCCGctgaaaaaggggaggaaaaaaaaataatcacaagtcTTCACCAACCAAGATGGTTTTTCACACTGAATTTGGCCCTGTAAGACACATTATCTGCTAGTGCTACAGTAGCCAAAAAATCTGGCAACAAAGAGCCCACTGATTAGCTAATTACAGATAGCAGGGGCTGAGCCGCTGCAGGAGGCGGAGGCCAGACATTACAGCAGGCGTTACAGGAATAGCCCAGCTGAAGAGCACTACATCCCCTTCAAGAGATCCGGTTTTATAgcatttctctgaaaataaattacattccCAGCAAATACGTGAAGGCCCTTCAGTCTGGCAGAATCGAGACTGTGATTTTAGAAGGGCTGTCTAGGTTAATTCACTTGAGGGCGAACACAAAATCAACTCCGTCCCACGGGATATTTTATGCAATCTGCTTTTAAGCATGAACTGCACAACATGGAACCAACCATTCTAAGATATCATATTGCCCCCTCTCTTATTCCAGCTGCAGCTTGGCATGAGCGTGACCAGTTTGAAGTGCTGTGGGAGACACACACCCCATCCCGCTCCTGATCCACATGTACACCCCATCCACAGTCCCTCAAATGCTGCGGAGCCTTTACGTCCATCCCATGCCCAGAGAGAGCTCCCGCGCCCAGCGGACGCGTAGGAATCATcgaaggaggagatggaggagatcAGGCACCAGGCTTGACACACACATGCTGATCACAACCTGCTTCTGTACATCCAGCCCTTATCCCAGCTTCCCTCCATGCTCCCGTGCTTGCTCTTCTCTAATCCCCAGCTCCTCCCCAAATAACCCTCCTCTAATTACTTTTTCCCATTGGGCCCAGCCTTGCTAAATCTGTATCCAAATTTGGTGCTTCTGATACCTCCCACTGGGTCACCGCCGCCTCGCCGGGTTCCAGGCGGTCCCCGTGCTCCTCCTCAGCCACCCGTGAAGCTCAGCCCTTTCCCTGGGCGCTCCAGCGGGTACCTGTCACCTGCTGCATCCCGCCACCTCTCATGTCACCTCAGCTCCTTTCTCCTGGGCTGTTCAGTGACCCAAACTGGGGGCCAGGACCTGGCCATCTGCCTGCACACCCTAACAGAGAGGTCCTACGTTTCATGGAGGTAAGCAGGTCATGTGATCATTATGAAATAAAGAATTAGTTTTAAAAGTTACCCAAGAACTTAATTGTTATTTAGCCAGTTCAGTCCTTATGGACCATCTCTGAAAGCACAGGAACATTAGTAAATGGTCTCCCTTTGCATTCATTCATGAGTATCTGAGAATGATTTttgtgcttaaagaaaaaaaaaaatgttttttgaactaaaaatagcaaaaattacTAGTTTCTTGCAGTCACAATTCCTAGCAATGCCATGTTGATCAACTGATTTTTACGAGGTGCACTATAAAAATCAAGTCCCTTGGAAGGGTTTTTCCACAGTCAGGGACAGGAGCTTTGGCAGTGGCTGTGGAAAGCGCGCCAGAGGAAGCTCTCCAGCAGGACAAACACAGCATCAACGACCCCACACCTCACAGGAGGCCGCAGGCACCGCTCAGAGAGTTGTACAAGCTTTTCCACGATGTTCCCTGGGTAGAACATCACCTGATTATAGCAAACGTCAAGCGTTACACAGGCTGTCTCGTGCTCAGGCGTGGTGCAAGCGCACGCAGCCGGCTACGCCTGCTCCTGCTGGAAGGCGCTCGGTGCTTCTCCCGGCTGGGTCACGCCGCACAGGGCTCGTCCCACACACAAAGGTCAGCTCGTACCAGAACCACCGCAGCTCTGAGTTTTATGTATGGTTAAAACtgctttctgtgggtttttttggctaaTTATAAAAATTAGCTCAAAGTTTCaaagaatgggaggaaaaaaccaaacagaagccCAGTCTGCCTTTCAGACGTATCACTTCTGTTCTTCAGAACGACAGTCATCTCTGCTGGTGGATGAAGCAGGATTGTCCCTAGCCCCTGTGTTGTGATCATCAACATCATCAAGTCTTTGGAGTCACACGCATGGCAGCTGtaaaaacaaaaagctgaaatcaaggcaaaacaaaaagccccGGAGGCCGATTACGGTGAAGCAATCAATGCACAAAGCAGTAATCCCCTGAGCCCCTTTGAGGAAGGTGTTGTGCGAGCCTTTCTCAAgagcagcagaagctggaagTCAAAACATAACTCCCTCACCGAGGAAGGGCTTAAGAAGAAGCCACCTGCAGAGCACGGAAAAGCAGCCAGTCATCAAGATACAAAACGGAGGGGCCAGatgaacaagaagaaaattaacttaagAGAAATCACCTCCTTCCCCTACCAAGtccaaggaacaaaaaaaaaaaaacacaataaaaaaaaccccaaacccaaaccagttcTTGAACACAGCCCCAGTGAAGATGAGAAAAAgcagcatcccatcccatcccatcccatcccttttGAGGGAAGCTAGCCAAAGAGGAGCAAGGCCACCGCACACCAGAAGTACGCCCATGGGGGGCTTGAAAGATCACCTGAGACATGCAAAATAGACAACAGACAAAATTTTACCTGAATGACGTGAATAAATATATAAAGACTTAGGTacattttatgaaagaaaaaacatttaagctACTTCCGTCCTGCTAGCAAAACTAAAGGATCATTTTATGGAGAATGTCTCTCCACGACTCGATGGTAAGTTCTGCCCTGGGTGACATCACCCGGTAGCTTTACGGCAGGACCAAAAGGTCCTTCTGAGTGCCCGCGCAGGGGCGGCTGCCTGTGACATCACACAGTGGCCAGCGCCCGGGTGCCACCCACCCGCCACGCCAGCACCAGGGCAGCCACATGGTGCGTGGGCATCCCATCTGCCACCACGCATGATGCACACCAGCACCCACTCATGCAgctccccccagctctcccaccatGGATGACGCTGTGGTGCTTGGGATGAAAGGCTACAGCCTGAGCAAGACGCTTGGAGAAGGCTCTTACGGCAAAGTGAAATCTGCCTACTGCGACCGGCTGAAATGCAACGTGGCCATCAAGATAATCAACAAGAATGAAACTCCTCAGGACTGCCTGGAAAGATTTCTCCCCAGGGAAATAGAAGCTTTGAAACATTTGCGCCACCCCTCAATCATCAAAACCTATGAGATTTTTGAGTCATCAGCTGGGAAAGTGTACATCGTGATGGagctgggggaaaagggagaCCTCCTGGACTACATCAGGACCACGGGAGCTATGAGAGAAGACATCGCTCGCATCAAGTTCAAACAGTTGGCTTCTGCCATCAAGCATTGCCACGACTCGGACATAGCTCACAGGGACCTGAAATGTGAGAACATCCTTCTCGATGAAAACCTCAACATCAAGCTGTCAGACTTTGGCTTTTCCAAATCCTTGTCTCGGGATGAAAATGGAAAAACTATTCTCAGCAAAACCTTCTGCGGGTCTGCCGCATACGCAGCCCCCGAAGTGCTGCAGGGCATCCCTTGCGACCCCAGGATTTCTGACATATGGAGTCTGGGTGTCATCCTGTATACAATGGTCTACGCTTTAATGCCATTTGATGATTCCAATGTCAGGAACATGATCTCTATGCAGAAACAACACAGGATTCCCTTCCCCAACTCAAAACACCTGACGGTAGAGTGCAAGGACCTCATTTACCACTTGCTCCAGCCCAATGTGTCTCAGAGGTTGTGCATAGATGAAGTTTTGAAACACTCATGGTTGCAGACTCCAAAATccaccatcccatcccctccgCCAGCTGCAGAAGAGGGTGAGCATTCCCAAAACTTGTGCGAATGAAAGCCTGAGCACAAGCTGCAAACCAAATCCTAATCTGCAgaatgggaaggagaagagaaagaaaagggaaccTCCTGAGGATGGTGAACTGGTGGATTTTCAGTTTCAACTTCTCTGGACGCTTTCAGAAATAGTCCTCATCTTTTGCTTTATGAAGTATAGCAACAGAAGACAAGGTGCATCTGCTGAGGTGAACGAACAGCTTAACACCACTATTCTCCAAAGACCTGTCTCCAATATGGTTTGCGGGGTCGAGAAGGGACTGTGAAAACACATCGCAAAGTTGCTTTCAGCGCTGCTGATATTTAACAGCTCTTACACTCACGTTTCTCAAGTTCCTGACTACACCAGCTGCAGGCTTCACGCGTGCATCAACCACATTCTAGATTCAGTAAGTGAGAGGGCATATTATTAGGAAGTGTGAACTGATGTCTGAAACTGTATGCATACTGTTTTCATGATGTACCACCTCTCTTGACAGGCCCACTGTATGTTCAAGAACATCAGTTTAAACACCACTTAAATTAAAGAGAAACCCTCTAAAATTCTGAGTCATGTCTGAATATATACATGGTCGTATCCTCTCTCCCacaaagcacaaaaccaaaaagctggaagaaagtCCAGTTCAACGTTTTAGGAAGGCTTACCACATTTTATAAATAGACATATCTGTACAGAAACATATTTAAATGCATTgccatcttaaaaagaaatatatctttaaaaaattatcaCCATTTTCCAAAAGTTCAGAATCTTTTCTGCCACTGCAGGAAGGATCCTTTTGCTACAGCAGCCCTGTGCATCCCACCTATGCAGCTCAAAGGGAAGTTATACCACAGCAGGAGAGACTCTGCTTCCAAAAAGCACATCACAGGCTATTTTCACTATATAGTCTAGAGTAACGCTGGTCCCAGGTCTCATAACCACTGGCTTCCACTCTGGCAGCTGGATCTAGACACCCTTTACTGCCCGTGGCTCACAACATCCAGTTTGCAGACAGCCGAGCACAGCCAGTTCACTGTCGCCTTGCTGGTGACTGGAATATTCAGCAATCAGATGCCTTCCTTCTTTTCGGAAGCTGCAGTAAATTGTCTGTGATTGACGTAGTATCCTGAGATACCGGTGTCTGAGATACTGTCCTAGGTTGCGGGGTGCTCGTGGGTGTATGAGGCCCATTTGCTGGGGTCTTGTAAGCAGGGGTTCCTgtgtgggctggggaaggagTATAGCTGGCTCGCAGGGCTTTGTCGGTATATTTACTTGCAGTCCTGTTTACTAGTCTTTGCAAAGCTGGTGACATTCCCGGGCTCAGTCCTTTTGGAGTGAGGCTGGAACAgaataaacagttttaaaagattttacagTAAAAATCTGCCGTTTATCAGGAAGAGCATCAATGCTTCCACAGGTGACCTTGGTGTCCATTTCCCCCACAAAGCAGACCCACTGGCTACAGAAGTCACTCTGCCCGCAGGTAAACGCGGCCTGTTTCTCTAAAGAGAGAAGTGACAGAGAAACCTCCTACATCCCTCCCAAACCTGAGTGGCACTGCCTGCCTTTTCCTTCAAGCCTGTTCTGTCCTTCCCATGACCCAGCCAAGCAAACCTTATCATGTCTCCTCTTTGCAATGAGG from Rissa tridactyla isolate bRisTri1 chromosome 13, bRisTri1.patW.cur.20221130, whole genome shotgun sequence encodes:
- the TSSK2 gene encoding testis-specific serine/threonine-protein kinase 2 codes for the protein MDDAVVLGMKGYSLSKTLGEGSYGKVKSAYCDRLKCNVAIKIINKNETPQDCLERFLPREIEALKHLRHPSIIKTYEIFESSAGKVYIVMELGEKGDLLDYIRTTGAMREDIARIKFKQLASAIKHCHDSDIAHRDLKCENILLDENLNIKLSDFGFSKSLSRDENGKTILSKTFCGSAAYAAPEVLQGIPCDPRISDIWSLGVILYTMVYALMPFDDSNVRNMISMQKQHRIPFPNSKHLTVECKDLIYHLLQPNVSQRLCIDEVLKHSWLQTPKSTIPSPPPAAEEGEHSQNLCE